A DNA window from Thermococcus sp. 4557 contains the following coding sequences:
- a CDS encoding ABC transporter ATP-binding protein, which produces MPMVEVLNLEKDYGKVKALKGISFSINEGEIFGLIGPNGAGKSTTLKILSTLLKPTGGSAKIDGHDVVKEADRVREIISYLPEEAGAYKNLTGYEYLQFMARLYAKDEEKAREMLELGVELSGLGERLHDKVSTYSKGMTRKLLIARALMVQPKLAILDEPASGLDIVNAYAIRQMIRRFSRTEGVTFLLSSHNMLEVEFLCHRVALINKGQIVEVGTPKELKEKYDAENLEEVFMRAVGADISEPIGGEGA; this is translated from the coding sequence ATGCCCATGGTTGAAGTTCTGAACCTGGAGAAGGACTACGGAAAGGTAAAGGCCCTCAAGGGGATAAGCTTCTCAATCAACGAGGGTGAAATCTTTGGGCTCATCGGGCCCAACGGTGCCGGAAAGAGCACCACGCTAAAAATACTCTCGACGCTCCTCAAGCCGACGGGAGGAAGCGCAAAGATAGACGGCCACGATGTGGTGAAGGAGGCCGACAGAGTCAGGGAGATCATCAGCTACCTTCCCGAGGAGGCAGGCGCCTACAAGAACCTCACCGGCTACGAATACCTCCAGTTCATGGCGCGGCTCTACGCCAAGGACGAGGAGAAGGCGAGGGAGATGCTCGAGCTGGGCGTTGAGCTCAGTGGACTGGGAGAGAGGCTGCACGACAAGGTGTCGACGTACTCCAAGGGAATGACGAGGAAGCTCCTCATAGCGAGGGCGCTCATGGTGCAGCCGAAGCTGGCAATACTGGACGAACCGGCGAGCGGACTGGACATAGTCAACGCATACGCGATAAGACAGATGATAAGACGCTTTTCAAGGACGGAAGGGGTCACGTTCCTGCTCTCGAGCCACAACATGCTCGAGGTCGAGTTCCTCTGCCACCGCGTCGCCCTGATAAACAAGGGGCAGATAGTAGAGGTGGGAACTCCGAAGGAGCTGAAGGAGAAGTACGACGCAGAGAACCTCGAGGAGGTCTTCATGAGGGCAGTGGGGGCGGACATCAGCGAGCCAATAGGGGGTGAGGGAGCATGA
- a CDS encoding helix-turn-helix transcriptional regulator, producing the protein MKNRLRELREAQGLTQEELAKALGVTRQTIIAIEKGRYDPSLRLAFRIARFFGVKIEDVFIYGGDGNER; encoded by the coding sequence GTGAAGAACCGCCTAAGGGAGCTTAGGGAAGCCCAGGGACTCACCCAGGAGGAGCTCGCCAAGGCCCTCGGGGTTACGAGACAGACGATAATAGCCATCGAGAAGGGTCGCTACGACCCATCGCTGAGGCTGGCGTTCAGGATAGCGCGCTTTTTCGGCGTTAAAATTGAAGACGTGTTCATATACGGTGGTGATGGGAATGAACGTTAA
- a CDS encoding DUF2178 domain-containing protein — protein MGSEALFIFIAAATVIYWVVFYRFMKETGQMKDERGRRINQIASERTLIILQVLLLIAILAVDNLEWLDPAKVLALIYVVAIFGHALMRYHYSRVM, from the coding sequence ATGGGGAGCGAAGCCCTCTTCATTTTTATAGCGGCCGCCACAGTGATATACTGGGTTGTCTTCTACCGCTTCATGAAAGAAACCGGCCAGATGAAGGACGAGCGCGGGAGGAGAATAAATCAGATCGCCTCCGAGAGAACCCTCATAATCCTTCAGGTTCTGCTCCTCATAGCCATCCTCGCAGTGGATAACCTCGAATGGCTCGATCCCGCCAAGGTGCTCGCCCTCATTTACGTCGTTGCCATATTCGGACACGCCCTGATGAGGTACCACTACTCGAGGGTGATGTGA
- a CDS encoding DUF2178 domain-containing protein, which translates to MKYEHLLGILVTGMIIGLAYSTKSGRALLAVGIFVAGFLLSYLLTWYYDSRIERVEDERTEFISAKSARNGYAVMSFLLFLEYLWEYSQGNSEVATKLIIPLAAGAAVLLLSHYHYGRAM; encoded by the coding sequence ATGAAGTACGAACACCTGCTGGGAATTCTCGTTACGGGCATGATAATTGGGCTGGCTTACTCGACGAAGTCCGGGAGGGCTCTCTTAGCCGTGGGGATCTTTGTAGCGGGCTTTTTACTTAGCTATCTGCTCACGTGGTACTACGACTCAAGGATTGAGAGGGTTGAGGACGAGAGGACCGAGTTCATAAGCGCGAAGAGCGCGAGAAACGGCTACGCGGTGATGAGCTTTCTCCTCTTCCTTGAATACCTCTGGGAGTACAGCCAGGGAAACAGCGAGGTGGCAACGAAGCTTATAATTCCCCTCGCTGCAGGGGCAGCGGTGCTCCTCCTATCGCACTACCACTACGGGAGGGCGATGTGA
- a CDS encoding DUF2178 domain-containing protein — MKAKHWFGWGVIFAVVLGLFIVASNRGSVLLGVAALFLGAVIATAYARYLEKIGEVIVDERTERIEEKSHALTMRVLGFTIALTFVSTSIISQGDPFWKSASIVSGLFMFVYALVPFFAKAHYEEVM, encoded by the coding sequence ATGAAAGCCAAACACTGGTTCGGCTGGGGAGTGATATTCGCAGTAGTTCTCGGGCTGTTCATCGTGGCCTCGAACAGGGGGAGCGTGCTCCTCGGCGTTGCGGCCCTTTTCCTTGGCGCGGTTATCGCCACCGCTTACGCTCGCTACCTGGAAAAGATTGGAGAGGTTATCGTTGATGAACGGACTGAAAGGATTGAAGAGAAGAGCCACGCCTTGACGATGCGCGTCCTCGGCTTTACCATAGCCCTGACTTTCGTTTCGACGAGCATAATTTCCCAGGGCGACCCCTTCTGGAAGAGCGCCTCCATCGTGAGCGGGCTTTTCATGTTCGTCTACGCTCTCGTGCCCTTCTTTGCAAAGGCCCACTATGAAGAGGTGATGTGA
- a CDS encoding DUF2178 domain-containing protein yields the protein MSVERWRLIGYVIPATTASMLAVALWMGSAPLAFGVLAGAVGVTFLYSEWVKKRGEVLSDERTLRIDEMSSRRTLQVVVLVLAFSVVGLAILSQSYPGLKSAYYLSLVLMVLVSLLKVGLRHYYSRVM from the coding sequence ATGAGTGTGGAAAGATGGAGGCTCATTGGGTATGTGATTCCCGCCACGACGGCTTCAATGCTGGCAGTGGCGCTGTGGATGGGGAGTGCACCCCTCGCCTTTGGGGTCCTGGCCGGGGCAGTAGGCGTGACCTTCCTCTATTCGGAATGGGTCAAGAAGCGCGGGGAGGTTTTGAGTGATGAGAGGACGCTGAGGATAGATGAGATGAGTTCCAGAAGGACGCTTCAGGTAGTAGTTCTCGTCCTAGCGTTCAGCGTTGTGGGTCTGGCAATCCTCTCCCAAAGCTATCCCGGGCTGAAGAGTGCGTACTATCTCTCGCTTGTCCTCATGGTGCTTGTCTCGCTTTTAAAGGTTGGGCTCAGGCACTACTACTCGAGGGTGATGTGA
- a CDS encoding MFS transporter produces MDKRWSSVLLDTLVMTAGFGTLTMMAVAKPDIIAHFGISSAEYEWQHIAYVFGLFIAFLLGHTRIYEGSFKKSVAIALSWAAIAQALIPLAPNWYVVVFLRFIQGFVVTLVPLFSTQIAQFFVAERPFAKGIILSGIFWGGVFGSMSAKYAVADFGWKGGFWVTVLIMYAVLALWWFFVEDFEIIHKTEGAETVSVWKMPFTWVLGFTFFPALWVIFTIIGFSASLGYEIGWTKEHVTTLSTSLNISKALWSIGMGYVGYMLSRKNPNARGLFKAIVQVMIFSYAVAFIGLLVYGKAMLAGNYTLALASVVLIGALQGTGPAFWTSAPATYPRNIFPKASFALGLISNSANAIAPTITDVLARQSTGLALGELALMPLIGILTLIAVSRMKLPVEELGDAA; encoded by the coding sequence ATGGACAAACGGTGGAGCTCAGTCCTGCTTGACACGTTGGTCATGACGGCCGGCTTCGGAACCCTGACCATGATGGCCGTCGCAAAGCCCGATATAATCGCCCACTTCGGGATAAGCAGCGCGGAGTACGAATGGCAGCACATAGCGTACGTCTTTGGTTTGTTCATAGCGTTCCTTCTCGGCCACACCAGGATATACGAGGGAAGCTTCAAGAAGAGCGTTGCCATAGCACTCAGCTGGGCGGCGATAGCGCAGGCGCTCATTCCGCTCGCTCCCAACTGGTACGTCGTCGTCTTCCTTAGGTTCATCCAGGGTTTCGTGGTCACGCTCGTGCCGCTCTTCAGCACCCAGATAGCCCAGTTCTTCGTTGCCGAGAGGCCCTTTGCGAAGGGTATAATCCTCTCGGGTATCTTCTGGGGCGGTGTGTTTGGAAGCATGAGCGCCAAGTACGCCGTCGCGGACTTCGGGTGGAAGGGCGGTTTCTGGGTCACCGTCCTCATAATGTACGCGGTTCTCGCCCTCTGGTGGTTCTTCGTCGAGGACTTCGAGATAATCCACAAGACCGAGGGGGCTGAGACGGTAAGCGTCTGGAAGATGCCCTTCACCTGGGTGCTCGGCTTCACGTTCTTCCCGGCCCTCTGGGTCATATTCACCATCATAGGGTTCTCCGCATCCCTCGGCTATGAAATCGGGTGGACGAAGGAGCACGTGACAACGCTCAGCACGAGCCTCAACATATCCAAGGCGCTCTGGAGCATAGGCATGGGCTACGTCGGCTACATGCTGTCCAGGAAGAACCCGAACGCGAGGGGTCTCTTCAAGGCCATCGTGCAGGTCATGATATTCTCCTACGCGGTTGCCTTCATCGGACTGCTGGTCTACGGCAAGGCCATGCTCGCCGGCAACTACACCCTCGCCCTCGCATCGGTGGTCCTCATCGGAGCCCTCCAGGGAACCGGACCAGCGTTCTGGACCAGCGCCCCGGCCACTTACCCCAGGAACATCTTCCCGAAGGCCAGCTTCGCCCTTGGTCTCATCTCCAACTCGGCCAACGCCATAGCTCCAACGATAACGGACGTACTCGCGAGGCAGAGCACCGGCCTGGCCCTGGGAGAACTGGCCCTCATGCCGCTCATAGGAATCCTGACCCTTATAGCGGTCTCGAGGATGAAGCTCCCCGTGGAGGAGCTCGGCGATGCGGCCTAA
- a CDS encoding TMEM165/GDT1 family protein, with protein sequence MDGILAIFFAIFLAELGDKTQLATMAFAAKYGWKVAFVGAILGLAAVNLIGAVLGDKLGDFIPLDMVHKFAGALFIVFGILMIFGKL encoded by the coding sequence ATGGACGGCATCCTGGCTATATTCTTTGCCATTTTCCTGGCGGAGCTTGGGGATAAGACCCAGCTGGCAACCATGGCCTTCGCAGCCAAGTATGGGTGGAAGGTAGCTTTTGTGGGGGCCATTCTGGGCCTGGCCGCCGTGAACCTCATCGGTGCGGTTCTTGGTGACAAGCTCGGCGACTTCATCCCCCTCGACATGGTCCACAAGTTCGCAGGGGCACTTTTCATTGTTTTCGGAATCCTCATGATATTCGGAAAGCTCTAG
- a CDS encoding pyridoxal phosphate-dependent aminotransferase, with protein sequence MRYKKRKYFLAGRINLIQRSKIRELFEKAKKMENVISLGIGEPDFDTPDVIKEAAKRAIDEGYTHYTPNAGIPEFREAIAEYYKTHYKVDISPNDIIVTAGAYEATYLAFQTLLEQDDDVIIPDPAFVCYVEDAKIAEAGILRIPLREENEFQIDPDELVEAITKRTRMLVINYPNNPTGAVLKKKTVKAIADIAEDYNLYILSDEPYEHFLYEGAKHYPMIKYAPDNTILANSFSKTFAMTGWRLGFTIAPTQVIRDMIKLHAYVIGNVTSFIQIAGITALRDKRSWEALEAMRQTYAERRKLVLHHLSKMPHITPFRPKGAFYLWAKIDPELGMSSEDFANWLLENAGVVVIPGTAFGKAGEGWIRISYATKKSQLTEAMERMNEALSKL encoded by the coding sequence ATGAGATATAAAAAACGTAAATACTTCCTCGCGGGCAGAATAAACCTCATCCAGCGCTCAAAGATCAGGGAGCTCTTCGAAAAGGCAAAGAAGATGGAAAACGTTATCTCCCTCGGAATTGGAGAGCCGGATTTTGACACCCCGGATGTCATAAAGGAAGCCGCTAAGAGGGCAATAGATGAGGGATACACCCACTACACCCCCAACGCGGGCATCCCCGAGTTCCGCGAAGCGATAGCGGAGTACTACAAGACCCACTACAAGGTTGATATCTCCCCCAACGATATAATCGTCACCGCGGGTGCCTACGAGGCCACCTACCTCGCGTTCCAGACCCTTCTGGAGCAGGACGATGACGTTATCATCCCAGACCCGGCCTTCGTCTGCTACGTTGAGGACGCAAAGATCGCCGAGGCAGGCATCCTGAGGATACCCCTCCGCGAGGAGAACGAGTTCCAGATCGACCCGGATGAGCTCGTTGAGGCAATAACCAAGAGAACGAGAATGCTCGTCATTAACTATCCAAACAACCCCACAGGCGCGGTCCTTAAAAAGAAGACTGTGAAGGCAATAGCCGACATAGCGGAGGACTACAACCTCTACATCCTGAGCGACGAGCCCTACGAGCACTTCCTCTACGAGGGGGCGAAGCACTACCCGATGATCAAATACGCCCCGGACAACACTATTCTGGCGAACAGCTTCTCCAAGACCTTCGCCATGACCGGCTGGCGCCTCGGCTTCACTATAGCCCCAACCCAGGTTATCAGGGATATGATAAAGCTCCACGCCTACGTCATTGGAAACGTCACGTCCTTTATTCAGATAGCCGGAATCACCGCCCTCCGCGACAAGCGCAGCTGGGAGGCCCTTGAGGCAATGCGCCAGACCTACGCGGAGAGGAGGAAGCTGGTTCTCCACCACCTCAGCAAAATGCCTCACATCACACCGTTCAGACCGAAGGGTGCCTTCTACCTCTGGGCCAAGATCGACCCAGAGCTCGGGATGAGCAGCGAGGACTTTGCGAACTGGCTCCTCGAGAACGCAGGCGTTGTCGTCATACCCGGAACAGCCTTCGGCAAGGCCGGAGAGGGCTGGATAAGGATAAGCTACGCCACAAAGAAGAGCCAGCTCACTGAGGCAATGGAGAGGATGAACGAAGCACTTTCAAAGCTTTGA
- the cgi121 gene encoding KEOPS complex subunit Cgi121, which produces MKEITENLHIARIFVKDAGELIPLIGGDFQIVGGECWEEVAFAALLALRSFERGTNHARTLGGELLLRLAGTLQIKDAIAKYGVRDGENYLVVFGSRDRAGEILAELNLEELSMTDCGAEKSKRFFEKAALVEVL; this is translated from the coding sequence ATGAAAGAAATAACGGAGAATCTCCACATCGCAAGGATATTCGTCAAAGATGCCGGGGAACTCATACCCCTGATAGGCGGCGACTTTCAGATAGTGGGAGGCGAATGCTGGGAAGAGGTGGCGTTTGCGGCGCTTTTAGCACTCCGTTCATTTGAGAGGGGCACCAACCACGCCAGAACCCTCGGCGGCGAGCTCCTCCTCCGCCTTGCCGGGACACTCCAGATAAAAGATGCGATAGCAAAATACGGCGTCAGGGACGGTGAGAATTACCTCGTGGTCTTTGGGAGCCGCGATAGGGCGGGGGAGATCCTTGCGGAGCTGAACCTGGAGGAGCTGTCCATGACCGACTGCGGGGCAGAAAAATCGAAAAGATTTTTTGAAAAGGCGGCCCTCGTTGAAGTTTTATAG
- a CDS encoding ribbon-helix-helix domain-containing protein: protein MAKMRIISVQLPQGLINAMDQLVRKGVYPNRSEIIREAIRELLKKELYQLETEERSTPEYILK from the coding sequence ATGGCCAAAATGCGGATCATCAGTGTACAGCTTCCTCAGGGACTTATCAACGCCATGGATCAGCTCGTTAGGAAGGGGGTATACCCCAACAGAAGCGAGATAATCAGAGAAGCTATCCGCGAGCTTTTGAAGAAGGAGCTCTATCAGCTGGAGACTGAGGAACGCTCAACGCCTGAGTACATCCTGAAATAA
- the ftsZ gene encoding cell division protein FtsZ → MVFKLLEQAGIKLDLDDGPRAAQVDGFSDENLEDLIKIVIVGVGGSGNNTITRLYELGVQGAELIAMNTDAQHLARTKAHRKLLLGKEITQGKGSGGNPEIGYRAAEASAHEIAETIGDADLVFITAGMGNGTGTGAAPVVAKVIKERARHNGRFREPLVVSVVTYPFKNEGKIRIEKAKAGIKALMYYSDTVIIIENDKLLKLVPKLPINAAFRFADEIIARMVKGITETIKLPSMVNIDFADVYSVMHNGGAALIGIGESDSSNRAVDAVKNALENKMLEVEYGSGDRALVHFTVGPDVSLGEINDAMNIVYEKLGEKSEIKWGARIDEDMGKVVRAMVIMTGVKSPHILGGEHALQVGSSMKDNIIAPEPVKPFKSKDGDFDRIFNMISGRPEKKGKELPPYAKRVLDDFLDIA, encoded by the coding sequence ATGGTATTTAAACTCTTAGAACAGGCCGGAATAAAACTCGATCTGGACGACGGGCCGAGGGCAGCGCAGGTTGATGGGTTCTCCGACGAGAACCTTGAGGACCTCATAAAGATAGTCATCGTCGGCGTTGGCGGTTCTGGAAACAACACCATAACCAGGCTCTACGAGCTTGGCGTCCAGGGTGCTGAGCTTATAGCAATGAACACCGACGCCCAGCACCTTGCCAGGACGAAGGCCCACAGGAAGCTTCTCCTCGGCAAGGAGATAACGCAGGGCAAGGGTTCGGGCGGAAACCCTGAGATAGGCTACCGCGCCGCCGAGGCGAGCGCCCATGAGATTGCCGAGACCATCGGTGACGCCGATCTTGTGTTCATAACCGCTGGTATGGGTAACGGCACCGGTACGGGCGCTGCTCCAGTTGTTGCTAAGGTCATAAAGGAGCGTGCCAGGCACAACGGAAGGTTTAGGGAGCCTCTCGTCGTCAGCGTTGTAACCTACCCGTTCAAGAACGAGGGTAAGATCAGGATTGAGAAGGCCAAGGCGGGCATAAAGGCCCTCATGTACTACTCCGACACGGTCATCATCATCGAGAACGACAAGCTCCTCAAGCTCGTTCCGAAGCTCCCGATAAACGCCGCCTTCCGCTTCGCCGACGAGATAATAGCCAGGATGGTCAAGGGCATTACCGAGACCATAAAGCTCCCATCCATGGTAAACATCGACTTCGCCGACGTTTACAGCGTTATGCACAACGGCGGTGCCGCCCTGATAGGAATCGGCGAGAGCGACTCCAGCAACAGGGCGGTTGATGCCGTCAAGAACGCGCTCGAGAACAAGATGCTCGAGGTCGAGTACGGCAGCGGTGACAGGGCTCTGGTTCACTTCACCGTCGGACCGGATGTGAGCCTCGGAGAGATAAACGACGCCATGAACATCGTCTACGAGAAGCTCGGCGAGAAGAGCGAAATCAAGTGGGGTGCGAGGATAGACGAGGACATGGGCAAGGTCGTCAGGGCAATGGTCATCATGACCGGCGTTAAGAGCCCGCACATCCTGGGCGGAGAGCACGCCCTCCAGGTCGGCTCATCGATGAAGGACAACATAATCGCCCCCGAGCCGGTTAAGCCCTTCAAGTCCAAGGATGGAGACTTCGACAGGATATTCAACATGATATCGGGCAGGCCTGAGAAGAAGGGGAAGGAGCTTCCGCCCTACGCGAAGAGGGTTCTCGACGACTTCCTGGATATTGCCTGA
- a CDS encoding ParA family protein, translating into MAVVISVANQKGGVGKTTLTMNLAYALSAMGRRVLVVDIDPQFNLTFGLIGMNVLQHGDSNVGTLMTRESDIDSTIVEVRENLHLVPSHLNLSAKEIEIINTYNRERRLEKALLPVLPDYDYVLIDNPPSMGIFLVNSLTASDYVLIPLELSYFGVIGMQLMFNLMRMIRQETNENLKLLGLVPNKFTRQTKVPKMRLKELRETYPDAPILTTIPKAIALEKAQSQGVSIFEFEGDGRAAKAFSKLAREVVELVEG; encoded by the coding sequence ATGGCAGTGGTTATTAGTGTAGCCAATCAGAAGGGCGGGGTCGGAAAGACCACCCTGACGATGAACCTCGCCTACGCTCTCTCCGCGATGGGCAGAAGGGTTCTCGTGGTGGACATAGACCCCCAGTTCAACCTGACTTTTGGCCTCATAGGAATGAACGTCCTTCAGCACGGCGACAGCAACGTGGGGACGCTGATGACGAGGGAGAGCGACATTGATAGTACCATAGTGGAAGTCCGGGAGAACCTCCATTTGGTGCCCAGCCACCTGAACCTCTCGGCCAAGGAGATCGAGATCATCAACACCTACAACCGTGAGAGGAGGCTTGAAAAGGCCCTCCTGCCAGTTCTGCCGGACTACGACTACGTTCTCATTGACAACCCGCCGAGCATGGGCATCTTCCTGGTCAACTCACTGACGGCCTCAGATTACGTGCTCATACCCCTGGAGCTCAGCTATTTTGGTGTCATAGGAATGCAGCTGATGTTCAATCTGATGCGCATGATACGTCAGGAGACCAACGAGAACCTTAAACTCCTCGGCCTGGTTCCCAACAAGTTCACCCGCCAGACGAAGGTTCCAAAGATGCGCCTCAAGGAACTCAGGGAGACCTACCCTGACGCCCCGATTCTGACGACCATTCCAAAGGCCATAGCCCTGGAAAAGGCTCAGAGCCAGGGGGTTAGCATATTCGAGTTCGAGGGTGATGGAAGGGCCGCGAAGGCCTTTTCAAAGCTTGCCCGCGAGGTGGTTGAGCTTGTCGAAGGATAA
- a CDS encoding CopG family transcriptional regulator yields the protein MSKDKIPKLFDGSVNELTKPSKPRKRDEKGALKSRDMKKEKMQKTLYISRDMNRKLIELYGEEGRRQSIIVEDAVNLYYYLRMALGEKKFEELLSAVRREDPEFLREYIGRFKL from the coding sequence TTGTCGAAGGATAAAATCCCCAAGCTTTTCGACGGTTCCGTTAACGAGCTCACCAAGCCTTCCAAGCCGAGGAAGAGGGATGAGAAGGGCGCCCTGAAATCCAGGGATATGAAGAAAGAGAAGATGCAGAAGACCCTCTACATAAGCAGGGACATGAACCGGAAGCTCATCGAGCTGTACGGCGAGGAGGGGAGGAGGCAGAGCATAATCGTGGAAGATGCGGTGAACCTCTACTACTACCTTAGAATGGCACTGGGCGAGAAGAAGTTCGAGGAGCTTCTGAGCGCCGTGAGGAGGGAAGACCCGGAGTTCCTGCGGGAGTACATAGGCAGATTCAAACTTTAA
- a CDS encoding adenylyltransferase/cytidyltransferase family protein, translating to MSGTEEERRKRIRVLVGGVFDLLHIGHIHFLSQAKALGDELVVIVAHDETVRKRKRREPVNTAEDRAELLRALKMVDEVYIGSPGGIDYELVRRIDPDIVAIGPDQDFNCERLRDALRTHGIEAEVIRIPYLYRSDRAKTSKIIQRIVEAYCD from the coding sequence ATGAGCGGAACCGAGGAGGAAAGGAGGAAAAGAATCCGCGTCCTCGTCGGCGGGGTTTTTGACCTCCTGCACATCGGCCATATTCACTTTTTAAGCCAGGCCAAGGCCCTGGGGGACGAGCTGGTGGTTATAGTTGCCCACGACGAAACGGTGAGAAAGCGGAAGCGCAGGGAGCCCGTGAACACGGCGGAGGACAGGGCGGAACTTCTGAGGGCTCTTAAGATGGTGGACGAGGTTTACATCGGATCCCCGGGGGGTATAGACTACGAGCTGGTGCGCAGGATAGACCCGGACATCGTCGCGATAGGCCCGGACCAGGACTTCAACTGCGAGCGCCTCCGGGACGCGCTGAGGACCCACGGGATAGAGGCGGAGGTCATACGTATCCCCTACCTCTACAGGAGCGACAGGGCGAAGACGAGCAAAATAATTCAGAGGATAGTGGAGGCGTACTGCGACTGA
- a CDS encoding RNA-binding protein: MELKVKHPLSKKEVKEIIREMSETFGEEIAGKMLNRKDRVEVAEFDKTTEILLVNGKPFFIRRKGLIFPLVIALYELSNEEDLRTWPRRVVVDAGAVPFVLKGADVMAAGITDADESIKEGDFVFVVEEDYGRPLAIGIALMDGKAMKEKPKGKAVKNIHHAKDKIWELTVG, encoded by the coding sequence ATGGAGCTGAAGGTCAAGCACCCGCTCAGCAAGAAGGAAGTGAAGGAGATAATCCGGGAGATGAGCGAGACTTTCGGAGAGGAGATAGCGGGGAAGATGCTGAACAGGAAGGACAGGGTTGAGGTCGCGGAATTCGATAAGACGACGGAGATACTCCTGGTCAACGGGAAGCCGTTCTTCATAAGAAGGAAGGGACTCATCTTCCCACTTGTTATAGCGCTCTACGAGCTGTCCAACGAGGAGGACCTGAGGACGTGGCCCAGGCGCGTCGTGGTCGATGCCGGCGCCGTTCCGTTCGTCCTCAAGGGTGCCGACGTCATGGCGGCTGGAATAACGGACGCCGACGAGAGCATAAAGGAGGGCGACTTCGTCTTCGTGGTTGAGGAGGACTACGGAAGGCCCCTGGCGATAGGCATTGCCCTGATGGACGGAAAGGCCATGAAGGAGAAACCCAAGGGGAAGGCCGTGAAGAACATCCACCACGCCAAGGACAAAATCTGGGAACTGACGGTGGGCTGA
- the pyrF gene encoding orotidine-5'-phosphate decarboxylase, protein MSGSENSRLILALDVYERERALEIAECTADYLWAVKVNWPLVIGSGLGIITELKQVTGLPVIADLKLADIPNTNRLIASKVFEAGADYIIAHGFVGSDSVDAVMELGKTIIVVEMSHPGAKEFIQPATDKLIELANELEPFGVIAPATRPERVSYIRSKLKPGIKILTPGVGAQGGRAGEVLKAGTDYIIVGRSIYASENPRESARMLYEETLGV, encoded by the coding sequence ATGAGCGGGAGTGAAAACAGCAGGCTGATCCTCGCCCTTGACGTGTACGAGCGCGAGAGGGCGCTTGAGATAGCCGAGTGCACGGCGGATTACCTGTGGGCGGTGAAGGTTAACTGGCCGCTGGTAATCGGCTCGGGATTGGGCATTATCACCGAACTCAAGCAGGTTACGGGACTGCCGGTAATAGCCGACCTCAAGCTAGCGGACATACCGAACACCAACCGGCTGATAGCGAGCAAGGTTTTCGAGGCAGGGGCGGACTACATAATAGCGCACGGTTTCGTCGGGAGTGACAGTGTTGATGCCGTAATGGAGCTGGGGAAAACCATAATAGTCGTCGAGATGAGTCATCCGGGCGCGAAGGAATTCATCCAGCCGGCCACGGACAAACTCATCGAACTGGCCAACGAACTTGAGCCCTTCGGCGTCATAGCCCCCGCCACCAGGCCTGAGCGCGTTTCGTACATACGCTCGAAGCTGAAGCCGGGAATCAAAATCCTGACTCCAGGCGTCGGTGCCCAGGGCGGCAGGGCGGGTGAGGTTTTAAAGGCCGGGACGGACTACATAATAGTCGGCCGCTCAATCTATGCGAGCGAGAACCCGAGGGAAAGCGCCAGAATGCTGTACGAGGAGACGTTGGGGGTGTGA